One part of the Alligator mississippiensis isolate rAllMis1 chromosome 3, rAllMis1, whole genome shotgun sequence genome encodes these proteins:
- the PPP1R16A gene encoding protein phosphatase 1 regulatory subunit 16A isoform X2, whose translation MMWRKCCIDDYGDVVKLLLAAGASVNACDSELWTPLHAAATCGHLHLVELLVQHGANLLAVNADGNMPYDLCEDELTLDYIETAMAEQGITQEKIEEARAATEQSMVEDIRRLLKAGADLNAPLDHSATLLHIASANGYLEAAELLLEHKASMSAKDHDGWEPLHAAACWGQVQLVELLVAHGADLNGKSVLDETPLDVCGDEEVRAKLLELKHKHDAIMKSHDKHKSLLQRRTSSAGSRGKVVRRVSVTERTNLYRKEHEKEAIVWQQGEPRDSEAELEDEDKQTDTELQRHQADPEPVVGSPVGEEQQKTRLTQRNGAAGSAAPGPSKHLFSKRLDRSVSYQLPTQDESTGDLCKEKSRHTLADLKRQRAAAKLQRHHRDDHPLSKDPPAPGSAEVPQGSPSPDLEQNSVYYTAASGDPPLLKLTAPVEDTPAEKKPCCRLM comes from the exons tGCTGCATTGATGACTACGGGGACGTCGTgaagctgctcctggctgccggCGCCAGCGTCAACGCCTGTGACAGTGAGCTCTGGACGCCGCTGCATGCCGCCGCCACCTGCGGGCACCTGCACCTGGTGGAGCTGCTCGTCCAACA TGGTGCCAACCTGCTGGCAGTCAACGCGGACGGGAACATGCCGTACGACCTGTGTGAGGACGAGCTGACACTGGACTATATCGAGACGGCCATGGCGGAGCAGG GGATCACCCAGGAGAAGATCGAGGAGGCCCGGGCTGCCACGGAGCAGAGCATGGTGGAGGACATCCGGAGGCTGCTCAAGGCCGGTGCCGACCTGAACGCCCCCCTCGACCACAGCGCCACGCTG CTGCACATCGCCTCTGCCAACGGTTACCTGGAGGCTGCTGAGCTGCTTCTGGAGCACAAGGCCAGCATGAGCGCCAAGGACCACgatggctgggagcctctccatgctgctgcttgctgggGGCAG GTCCAGCTGGTGGAGCTGCTGGTGGCCCACGGAGCTGATCTCAACGGGAAGTCGGTGCTGGATGAGACGCCACTAG ACGTGTGTGGGGACGAGGAGGTGCGCGCCAAGCTCCTGGAGCTGAAGCACAAGCACGACGCCATCATGAAGTCTCACGACAAGCACAAGTCGCTGCTGCAGCGTCGGACCTCCAGTGCCGGCAGCCGTGG GAAGGTGGTGCGGCGGGTGAGCGTGACGGAGCGCACCAACCTGTACCGCAAGGAGCACGAGAAGGAGGCCATTGTGTGGCAGCAGGGCGAGCCGCGGGACAGCGAAGCCGAGCTGGAGGATGAGGACAAGCAGACGGACACCGAGCTCCAGCGCCACCAGGCC GATCCCGAGCCGGTGGTGGGGAGTCCGGTGGGGGAGGAACAGCAGAAAACCCGGCTGACCCAGAGGAATGGAGCCGCTGGCTCCGCAGCCCCGGGCCCCTCCAAGCACCTGTTCTCCAAGCGGCTGGACCGCAGCGTGTCCTATCAGCTGCCTACCCAGGACGAGTCCACGGGCGACCTGTGCAAGGAGAAATCCCGCCACACGCTCGCGGACCTCAAGCGCCAgcgggcagctgccaagctccagCGGCACCACAGGGACGACCACCCCCTTAGCAAGGACCCTCCTGCACCTGGCTCAGCCGAGGTGCCCCAGGGCAGCCCGAGCCCGGACTTGGAGCAGAACTCAGTGTACTAcacagcagccagcggggacccTCCCCTGCTGAAGCTGACGGCCCCGGTCGAGGACACCCCCGCAGAGAAGAAGCCGTGCTGCAGGCTGATGTGA
- the GPT gene encoding alanine aminotransferase 1 isoform X2 yields MEQDGRRGTATGPGPATATATATGTGAGAGAGAGRGRVLSSATMNPRIRRVEYAVRGAIVTRALELEAELQQGVRKPFTEVIKANIGDAHAMGQTPITFLRQVTTLCLYPELLHDAAFPEDAKKRAQRILDACAGHSAGAYSASPGIPVIRQDVARYIERRDGGIPSNPDHIFLSTGASDAIVTVLKLLVWGEGRERTGVLIPIPQYPLYSAALAELGAVQVNYYLDEERCWALDLNELRRALRQAREHCTPRVLCIINPGNPTGQVQSRQCIEDTIRFAWDERLFLMADEVYQDNVYAPGSQFHSFKKVLTEMGPPFAEGVELASFHSISKGFMGECGFRGGYMEVLNMDPEVRQQLSKLVSVRLCPPVPGQILLDAVMDPPQPGEPSHPRFAAEKHAVLSALADKAQLTQEILNRAPGIRCNPVQGAMYAFPRIDLPARAVRQAQDQGMAPDMFFCLKLLEETGICVVPGSGFGQREGTYHFRMTILPPTEKLQTLLEKLSWFHSKFTQDYS; encoded by the exons ATGGAGCAGGACGGGCGGCGCGGGACGGCcacggggccggggccggccaccgccaccgccaccgccaccgggacaggggccggggccggggccggggccgggcgcgggcgGGTGCTGAGCTCCGCCACCATGAACCCGCGGATCCGGCGCGTGGAGTACGCGGTGCGCGGGGCCATCGTCACCCGCGCCCTGGAGCTGGAAGCGGAGCTGCAGCAG GGGGTGAGGAAGCCCTTCACGGAGGTGATTAAAGCCAACATCGGGGATGCCCACGCCATGGGGCAGACGCCCATCACCTTCCTGCGCCAG GTCACGACCCTGTGCCTCTACCCCGAGCTGCTCCACGACGCCGCCTTCCCCGAGGATGCCAAGAAGCGGGCACAGCGGATCCTGGACGCGTGCGCCGGGCACAGCGCCG GTGCCTACAGCGCCAGCCCGGGCATCCCCGTCATCCGGCAGGACGTGGCCCGCTACATCGAGCGGCGGGACGGGGGCATCCCCTCCAACCCCGACCACATCTTCCTGTCCACGGGCGCCAGCGATGCCATCGTG ACGGTGCTGAAGCTGCTGGTGTGGGGCGAGGGCCGGGAGCGCACGGGGGTGCTGATCCCCATCCCCCAGTACCCGCTGTACTCGGCCGCCCTCGCCGAGCTGGGCGCCGTGCAGGTCAACTACTACCTGGACGAGGAGCGGTGCTGGGCGCTGGACCTGAACGAGCTGCGGCGGGCGCTGCGCCAGGCGCGGGAGCACTGCACCCCCCGCGTGCTCTGCATCATCAACCCAGGCAACCCCACCG GCCAGGTGCAGAGCCGGCAGTGCATCGAGGACACGATCCGCTTCGCCTGGGACGAGCGGCTCTTCCTGATGGCCGACGAG GTGTACCAGGACAACGTGTACGCGCCCGGGTCCCAGTTCCACTCGTTCAAGAAGGTGCTGACGGAGATGGGCCCCCCCTTCGCCGAGGGCGTCGAGCTGGCCTCCTTCCACTCCATCTCCAAGGGCTTCATGGGCGA GTGCGGCTTCCGGGGCGGCTACATGGAGGTGCTGAACATGGACCCGGAGGTGCGGCAGCAGCTGTCCAAGCTGGTGTCGGTGCGGCTGTGCCCGCCCGTGCCCGGCCAGATCCTGCTGGACGCCGTCATGGACCCGCCGCAGCCCGGCGAGCCCTCGCACCCGCGCTTCGCCGCC GAGAAGCACGCCGTGCTGAGCGCCCTGGCCGACAAGGCCCAGCTGACCCAGGAGATCCTCAACCGGGCGCCCGGCATCCGCTGCAACCCCGTGCAGGGCGCCATGTACGCCTTCCCCCGCATCGACCTGCCCGCCCGCGCCGTCCGCCAGGCCCAG GACCAGGGCATGGCCCCGGACATGTTCTTCTGCCTCAAGCTGCTGGAGGAGACGGGCATCTGCGTGGTGCCCGGCAGCGGGTTCGGGCAGCGGGAGGGCACCTACCACTtcag GATGACCATCCTGCCGCCCACGGAGAAGCTGCAGACGCTGCTGGAGAAGCTGAGCTGGTTCCACTCCAAGTTCACCCAGGACTACTCCTAG
- the MFSD3 gene encoding major facilitator superfamily domain-containing protein 3 — translation MKAKYALLGTLYFVQGLPYGLQSGLLPVFLRSAGLSLTRISLAKALYLPWVLKVLWAPCVDRCGALRAWLALSMAGLALACLACAALSPETDFLPLALALGVMNLLASLQDVAVDGVAVQLLARDEVGHGNAIQVVAYKLGSVLAGGGMLAVLHRVGWRTLFCLLAAVYLVAVLYVCKAPVLRLLPRPPSWESQAPAGTLEPRRIVREVLRVPGTPWTAGFVLLYKLGEQGAATMFPLFLLDHGFTPQQLGLWNGMVAVACSILGSSLGGQLMSRQRQPLALLKTLLLLRFCGLSLQTLLLLAYDPHISLLGAAAVLSLCVQHLFGGLVTTLTFSAMMQCTQRADTSIQATHYSVLAALEVLGKLAFSTVVGGLVDQLGFGLSFGGFLLLSLGALLYVLGAPPAGS, via the exons ATGAAGGCCAAGTACGCGCTGCTGGGGACGCTGTACTTCGTGCAGGGGCTGCCCTACGGGCTGCAGTCCGGCCTGCTGCCCGTCTTCCTGCGCAGCGCCGGCCTGTCCCTCACCCGCATCAGCCTGGCCAAGGCGCTCTACCTGCCCTGGGTGCTCAAGGTGCTGTGGGCGCCCTGCGTGGACCGGTGCGGCGCCCTGCGGGCCTGGCTGGCGCTCAGCATGGCCGGGTTGGCGCTGGCCTGCCTCGCCTGTGCCGCCCTGTCGCCGGAGaccgacttcctgcccctggcgcTGGCGCTGGGGGTCATGAACCTCCTGGCCTCGCTGCAGGACGTGGCGGTGGACGGCGTGGCCGTGCAGCTCCTGGCGCGGGACGAAGTGGGCCACGGCAACGCCATCCAGGTAGTGGCCTATAAGCTGGGCTCGGTGCtggcgggcggcgggatgctcgcCGTCCTGCACCGCGTGGGCTGGAGGACTCTCTTCTGCCTCCTGGCCGCCGTCTACCTCGTGGCCGTGCTGTACGTGTGCAAGGCGCCGGTGCTGCGGCTCCTGCCGCGGCCCCCCAGCTGGGAGAGCCAAGCCCCAGCCGGGACCCTCGAGCCGCGGAGGATTGTCCGGGAGGTTCTGCGCGTGCCGGGCACCCCGTGGACCGCGGGATTCGTCCTCCTCTACAAGCTGG gggagcagggagccgCCACCATGTTCCCGCTGTTCCTGCTGGACCACGGGTTCACGCcgcagcagctggggctctggaACGGGATGGTCGCCGTGGCCTGCTCCATCCTGGGCTCCTCACTGGGCGGGCAGCTGATGTCCAGGCAGAG GCAGCCGCTGGCTCTGCTGAAgacgctgctgctgctccgcTTCTGTGGCCTGAGCCTGCAGACCCTGCTGCTGCTCGCGTATGACCCCCACATCTCTCTCCTTGGAG cGGCCGCCGTTCTGAGCCTCTGTGTCCAGCACCTCTTCGGGGGGCTCGTCACCACCCTGACCTTCAGCGCCATGATGCAGTGCACGCAGCGGGCCGACACCAGCATCCAG GCCACGCACTACAGCGTCCTGGCCGCCCTGGAGGTGCTGGGCAAGTTGGCCTTCAGCACGGTCGTTGGTGGCCTCGTGGACCAGCTCGGCTTCGGGCTCAGCTTCggtggcttcctcctgctctcgcTGGGGGCCCTCCTCTACGTGCTCGGTGCCCCGCCGGCTGGCAGCTGA
- the GPT gene encoding alanine aminotransferase 1 isoform X1 yields the protein MRAAGLRRALALSPRRVPAMEQDGRRGTATGPGPATATATATGTGAGAGAGAGRGRVLSSATMNPRIRRVEYAVRGAIVTRALELEAELQQGVRKPFTEVIKANIGDAHAMGQTPITFLRQVTTLCLYPELLHDAAFPEDAKKRAQRILDACAGHSAGAYSASPGIPVIRQDVARYIERRDGGIPSNPDHIFLSTGASDAIVTVLKLLVWGEGRERTGVLIPIPQYPLYSAALAELGAVQVNYYLDEERCWALDLNELRRALRQAREHCTPRVLCIINPGNPTGQVQSRQCIEDTIRFAWDERLFLMADEVYQDNVYAPGSQFHSFKKVLTEMGPPFAEGVELASFHSISKGFMGECGFRGGYMEVLNMDPEVRQQLSKLVSVRLCPPVPGQILLDAVMDPPQPGEPSHPRFAAEKHAVLSALADKAQLTQEILNRAPGIRCNPVQGAMYAFPRIDLPARAVRQAQDQGMAPDMFFCLKLLEETGICVVPGSGFGQREGTYHFRMTILPPTEKLQTLLEKLSWFHSKFTQDYS from the exons ATGCGGGCGGCGGGGCTGAGGCGGGCGCTGGCGCTGTCGCCCCGCAGGGTGCCGGCGATGGAGCAGGACGGGCGGCGCGGGACGGCcacggggccggggccggccaccgccaccgccaccgccaccgggacaggggccggggccggggccggggccgggcgcgggcgGGTGCTGAGCTCCGCCACCATGAACCCGCGGATCCGGCGCGTGGAGTACGCGGTGCGCGGGGCCATCGTCACCCGCGCCCTGGAGCTGGAAGCGGAGCTGCAGCAG GGGGTGAGGAAGCCCTTCACGGAGGTGATTAAAGCCAACATCGGGGATGCCCACGCCATGGGGCAGACGCCCATCACCTTCCTGCGCCAG GTCACGACCCTGTGCCTCTACCCCGAGCTGCTCCACGACGCCGCCTTCCCCGAGGATGCCAAGAAGCGGGCACAGCGGATCCTGGACGCGTGCGCCGGGCACAGCGCCG GTGCCTACAGCGCCAGCCCGGGCATCCCCGTCATCCGGCAGGACGTGGCCCGCTACATCGAGCGGCGGGACGGGGGCATCCCCTCCAACCCCGACCACATCTTCCTGTCCACGGGCGCCAGCGATGCCATCGTG ACGGTGCTGAAGCTGCTGGTGTGGGGCGAGGGCCGGGAGCGCACGGGGGTGCTGATCCCCATCCCCCAGTACCCGCTGTACTCGGCCGCCCTCGCCGAGCTGGGCGCCGTGCAGGTCAACTACTACCTGGACGAGGAGCGGTGCTGGGCGCTGGACCTGAACGAGCTGCGGCGGGCGCTGCGCCAGGCGCGGGAGCACTGCACCCCCCGCGTGCTCTGCATCATCAACCCAGGCAACCCCACCG GCCAGGTGCAGAGCCGGCAGTGCATCGAGGACACGATCCGCTTCGCCTGGGACGAGCGGCTCTTCCTGATGGCCGACGAG GTGTACCAGGACAACGTGTACGCGCCCGGGTCCCAGTTCCACTCGTTCAAGAAGGTGCTGACGGAGATGGGCCCCCCCTTCGCCGAGGGCGTCGAGCTGGCCTCCTTCCACTCCATCTCCAAGGGCTTCATGGGCGA GTGCGGCTTCCGGGGCGGCTACATGGAGGTGCTGAACATGGACCCGGAGGTGCGGCAGCAGCTGTCCAAGCTGGTGTCGGTGCGGCTGTGCCCGCCCGTGCCCGGCCAGATCCTGCTGGACGCCGTCATGGACCCGCCGCAGCCCGGCGAGCCCTCGCACCCGCGCTTCGCCGCC GAGAAGCACGCCGTGCTGAGCGCCCTGGCCGACAAGGCCCAGCTGACCCAGGAGATCCTCAACCGGGCGCCCGGCATCCGCTGCAACCCCGTGCAGGGCGCCATGTACGCCTTCCCCCGCATCGACCTGCCCGCCCGCGCCGTCCGCCAGGCCCAG GACCAGGGCATGGCCCCGGACATGTTCTTCTGCCTCAAGCTGCTGGAGGAGACGGGCATCTGCGTGGTGCCCGGCAGCGGGTTCGGGCAGCGGGAGGGCACCTACCACTtcag GATGACCATCCTGCCGCCCACGGAGAAGCTGCAGACGCTGCTGGAGAAGCTGAGCTGGTTCCACTCCAAGTTCACCCAGGACTACTCCTAG